A single Gammaproteobacteria bacterium DNA region contains:
- the speB gene encoding agmatinase: protein MPNLRSPGTGRGTVVDEAATGSLPAALTGLSWGLPRTFLGLDEATSAFASARSLILPVPYEATTSWGTGTRYGPRAILDASQYVELYDNELDAVPCRAGIHTLPALELTRDGPAAALAELEEAWGAVYDAADGRFLTMLGGEHSISSAAIRAAAARHPERLSVLQLDAHADLRASHDGSPFSHACAMTRVVDRADIVAVGLRGVSLEEVEAARREPGVTFIFADEMERDEAWMDRALDALGPLVYLTFDIDYFDPSLVPSTGAPEPGGGAWYPTLRFLRRVFAERRVVAADVVELAPIPGLRAPDFLVARLVYKLIAYATADGAS from the coding sequence ATGCCGAATCTGAGGTCGCCGGGCACGGGCCGGGGCACGGTCGTCGACGAAGCGGCGACCGGGTCCCTTCCGGCAGCCTTGACGGGACTGAGCTGGGGGCTTCCGCGCACGTTTCTCGGCCTCGACGAGGCGACCAGCGCCTTCGCGTCCGCGCGCTCTCTCATCCTTCCCGTCCCCTACGAGGCCACGACCTCGTGGGGCACGGGAACCCGCTACGGGCCGCGCGCCATCCTGGATGCGTCCCAGTACGTCGAACTCTACGACAACGAGCTGGATGCCGTGCCGTGCCGTGCCGGCATCCACACGCTGCCCGCCCTGGAGCTTACCCGCGACGGGCCCGCCGCCGCCCTGGCGGAGCTGGAGGAAGCCTGGGGAGCCGTTTACGATGCAGCCGACGGCCGCTTCCTGACGATGCTGGGCGGCGAGCATTCCATCTCCTCCGCGGCCATCCGCGCGGCTGCGGCGCGGCATCCGGAACGCCTCTCCGTGCTTCAGCTCGACGCCCACGCCGATCTGCGCGCCTCACACGACGGCTCTCCCTTCTCGCACGCGTGCGCGATGACCCGGGTCGTGGACCGGGCCGACATCGTCGCGGTCGGACTGCGCGGGGTCAGCCTCGAGGAGGTGGAGGCGGCGCGCCGCGAGCCCGGCGTCACGTTCATCTTCGCGGACGAGATGGAGCGGGACGAAGCCTGGATGGACCGCGCCCTGGACGCGCTCGGGCCGCTGGTGTACCTCACCTTCGACATCGACTACTTCGACCCGTCGCTGGTTCCGAGCACTGGAGCGCCCGAGCCGGGAGGCGGCGCATGGTACCCGACGCTGCGATTCCTGCGCCGGGTCTTCGCCGAGCGCCGGGTGGTGGCCGCCGACGTGGTGGAGCTGGCGCCCATTCCGGGCCTGCGGGCGCCGGACTTTCTGGTCGCCCGACTGGTCTACAAGCTGATCGCGTACGCGACCGCGGACGGCGCATCGTGA
- a CDS encoding PHP domain-containing protein produces the protein MNGLLRIDMHLHTHASWDCLSDPEKVLEKALARGLDRIAITDHDRIWAAREMARRYPDRIIPGEEVKTAEGIDVIGLYLEEEIAGGTPAREVCARVREQGGLVYLPHPYARGKGGSGRYAEELADHADIIEVFNARLHDPALNQAAADLADRRRLPGGAGSDAHTLWEVGRARVELPAHPNRPDAFLEALGSARVSGAASPHVVHLASTFAKVARRVARPGRPATGARAD, from the coding sequence GTGAACGGCCTTCTTCGCATCGACATGCACCTGCACACGCACGCGTCCTGGGACTGCCTCAGCGACCCGGAGAAGGTGCTCGAGAAGGCTCTCGCCAGAGGCCTGGATCGCATAGCCATCACCGACCACGACCGAATCTGGGCCGCGCGCGAGATGGCGCGCCGCTACCCGGACCGGATCATCCCCGGCGAAGAGGTGAAGACCGCGGAGGGCATCGATGTGATCGGTCTCTATCTCGAGGAGGAAATCGCAGGGGGGACGCCCGCCAGGGAGGTGTGCGCACGCGTCCGGGAGCAGGGCGGACTCGTGTATCTGCCCCACCCGTACGCCCGCGGCAAGGGCGGCTCGGGGCGCTACGCGGAAGAGCTGGCCGACCACGCCGACATCATCGAGGTCTTCAACGCCCGTCTGCATGACCCGGCGCTCAACCAGGCCGCGGCCGATCTGGCGGATCGCCGCAGGCTGCCCGGTGGAGCCGGATCGGACGCCCACACCTTGTGGGAGGTGGGCAGAGCCCGCGTGGAGCTCCCGGCCCATCCCAACCGGCCCGACGCCTTCCTGGAGGCGCTGGGTTCCGCCCGCGTCTCCGGGGCCGCCTCTCCGCACGTTGTGCACCTGGCTTCAACGTTCGCCAAGGTCGCCAGGCGGGTGGCGAGACCCGGAAGACCCGCAACAGGCGCCCGCGCCGACTGA
- a CDS encoding bifunctional oligoribonuclease/PAP phosphatase NrnA, which translates to MASRLARANSIVLTTHMNPDADGAGSAVALLAWLRDRGAEGWFVPPTPLPERYRFLLPEQDWHLPARSADAARACAAADLVVVVDAGDLRRLGRVKPMVEGRPTVVIDHHTTPVRPIPGDRLVDTGACATAELVYDILMAAGARWTPAIDNALYTAIVDDTGSFAYSNVTPDTHLLAAELVQRGVDVVGIHRQLFESMDVRRLKLLRECLGELRAEDGLSWITVPDQAYRDLKATGDDLEGLVNYPRAIKGVEVAMLFRTTNDGATKVSFRSNGAVDVDGIARSFGGGGHAKAAGALVSRPLEEVRADVVNAARALVRE; encoded by the coding sequence ATGGCGTCCCGCCTGGCCCGCGCGAACAGCATCGTGCTCACGACCCACATGAACCCGGATGCCGACGGAGCCGGATCGGCAGTCGCGCTGCTCGCGTGGTTGCGCGACCGGGGCGCCGAAGGCTGGTTCGTGCCGCCGACGCCGCTTCCGGAGCGCTACCGATTCCTGCTTCCCGAGCAGGATTGGCACCTCCCCGCGAGGTCCGCCGACGCCGCGCGGGCGTGCGCGGCTGCGGACCTGGTCGTGGTGGTGGACGCCGGAGACCTGCGCCGCCTGGGCCGGGTGAAGCCGATGGTCGAAGGGCGGCCCACGGTGGTGATCGACCACCACACCACGCCCGTCCGCCCCATCCCCGGCGACCGCCTGGTCGACACCGGAGCATGCGCAACCGCGGAACTGGTGTACGACATCCTGATGGCCGCGGGAGCGCGCTGGACGCCGGCCATCGACAACGCGCTCTACACCGCCATCGTCGACGACACGGGGTCCTTCGCCTACAGCAACGTCACCCCCGACACCCATCTGCTGGCGGCCGAACTGGTGCAGCGGGGCGTCGATGTGGTCGGGATCCACCGGCAGCTCTTCGAGTCGATGGACGTGCGGCGGCTCAAGCTGCTGCGGGAGTGCCTGGGAGAGTTGCGGGCCGAGGACGGCCTGTCCTGGATCACGGTGCCCGACCAGGCCTATCGTGACCTGAAGGCCACAGGCGACGACCTGGAGGGGCTCGTGAACTATCCCCGGGCCATCAAGGGGGTGGAGGTCGCGATGTTGTTCCGCACTACGAACGACGGCGCGACCAAGGTGTCGTTCCGTTCCAACGGGGCGGTCGACGTGGACGGGATCGCCCGCAGCTTCGGGGGTGGCGGCCACGCCAAGGCGGCAGGGGCGCTGGTGTCACGCCCCCTGGAGGAAGTGCGCGCCGACGTCGTGAACGCCGCCCGCGCCCTGGTGCGGGAATGA
- a CDS encoding Fur family transcriptional regulator — MKTTAAHPFVRLFGRYLRDQGFPMTQQRASVADVVFGSDEHLSVEEIEGCLRARGERIGKATIYRTLDLLVRSKLVDEHDFGEGFKRYEHRLSRQPVHEHLICLSCGKVTEFHSREIVRLEARVAREHGFRPSRHKLEIYGLCADCRQSGARLDDEGLTCPIETI; from the coding sequence ATGAAGACGACGGCAGCCCACCCCTTCGTTCGCCTGTTTGGCCGTTATCTGCGCGACCAGGGTTTCCCAATGACCCAGCAGCGCGCGTCCGTCGCCGACGTGGTGTTCGGTTCCGACGAGCACCTCTCGGTGGAGGAGATCGAAGGCTGTCTGCGCGCTCGGGGCGAGCGCATCGGCAAGGCCACCATCTATCGCACGCTCGATCTGTTGGTGCGCTCCAAGCTGGTCGACGAGCACGACTTCGGGGAAGGCTTCAAGCGCTACGAACATCGCCTGTCGCGCCAGCCGGTGCACGAGCATCTCATCTGCCTGTCGTGCGGCAAGGTCACCGAGTTCCACTCGCGCGAGATCGTGCGGCTGGAGGCGCGGGTGGCGCGCGAGCACGGCTTTCGGCCCTCCCGCCACAAGCTCGAGATCTACGGCCTGTGCGCCGATTGCCGGCAGTCGGGAGCGAGGCTCGACGATGAAGGGCTGACCTGCCCCATCGAGACCATCTGA
- a CDS encoding cytochrome c biogenesis protein CcdA, whose product MTDSIPLAGVFLAGTISFLSPCVLPLVPGYLSFITGMSLEDLQAGVDRRAAVIHSLLFVSGFTLIFVLMGASASFLGQFFRAYDLWIARIGGVIIIVLGLYLAGVLRLTPLDRERRVHLNDKPVGHLGTLGVGAAFAAGWTPCIGPMLGTALTLAATAEYMWAGVGYLFVYSMGLAVPFLLSTLAVDAFLRGFQRFRHLLPALQVSAGVLLIVLGVMLVSGSFTVLSTYLIRFTPDFILEML is encoded by the coding sequence GTGACCGATTCGATACCCTTGGCGGGCGTCTTCCTGGCGGGAACGATTTCCTTCCTCTCCCCCTGCGTGCTTCCTCTGGTGCCCGGCTACCTCTCGTTCATCACGGGCATGAGCCTGGAGGACCTGCAGGCAGGCGTGGACCGGCGCGCCGCGGTGATCCATTCGCTCCTGTTCGTCTCCGGGTTCACGCTGATCTTCGTCCTGATGGGCGCGTCGGCCTCCTTCCTGGGCCAGTTCTTCCGCGCCTACGACCTGTGGATCGCGCGCATCGGCGGTGTGATCATCATCGTCCTGGGGCTGTACCTGGCCGGCGTGCTGCGGCTGACCCCGCTGGACCGGGAACGGCGCGTGCATCTGAACGACAAGCCCGTCGGCCACCTGGGAACCCTGGGCGTGGGGGCAGCCTTCGCGGCGGGATGGACGCCGTGCATCGGGCCCATGCTGGGGACGGCGCTCACCCTGGCCGCAACGGCCGAATACATGTGGGCGGGCGTGGGATACCTCTTCGTCTACTCGATGGGGCTCGCGGTGCCGTTTCTTCTGTCCACGCTCGCAGTGGATGCCTTCCTGCGCGGCTTTCAGCGCTTCCGGCACCTGCTTCCCGCGCTTCAGGTCTCGGCGGGCGTTCTCCTGATCGTCCTCGGCGTGATGCTGGTCAGCGGCTCGTTCACCGTGCTCAGCACGTACCTGATCCGCTTCACGCCCGACTTTATTCTGGAGATGCTCTGA
- the coaE gene encoding dephospho-CoA kinase (Dephospho-CoA kinase (CoaE) performs the final step in coenzyme A biosynthesis.), whose translation MLSVAVTGNIASGKSTVLRAWARAGVPVISADDLAREVVEAGTDGLREVVRVFGEEVLGPDGQLDRARLRDRVFRDEDARRKLESILHPRIRESHEGWLREQRRQGVELVAAEIPLLFETGYARGVDVAIVVAAPRAVRLERLGRLRGLDAEEAARIMSTQADAAETGAMADHVIPNDGTPADLELRALELLARLRARIRRERG comes from the coding sequence GTGCTGAGCGTCGCGGTCACCGGAAACATCGCATCCGGCAAGTCGACCGTGTTGAGGGCCTGGGCGCGGGCGGGCGTGCCGGTGATCAGCGCGGACGATCTCGCGCGCGAGGTGGTGGAGGCGGGGACGGACGGGCTGCGGGAAGTCGTGCGCGTCTTCGGAGAGGAGGTGCTGGGGCCGGACGGACAACTGGACCGGGCCCGGCTGCGCGACCGGGTGTTCCGCGACGAAGATGCCCGGCGCAAGCTGGAATCGATCCTGCATCCCCGCATTCGGGAGTCGCATGAAGGATGGCTGCGCGAGCAGCGGCGCCAGGGGGTGGAACTGGTCGCGGCCGAAATCCCGCTGCTCTTCGAGACCGGCTATGCTCGTGGGGTGGACGTTGCTATCGTAGTCGCCGCGCCGCGGGCCGTTCGCCTCGAACGCCTTGGGCGCCTGCGGGGCCTCGACGCGGAGGAGGCGGCCAGAATCATGAGCACCCAGGCGGACGCGGCCGAGACAGGCGCGATGGCGGATCACGTGATCCCCAACGACGGCACCCCGGCCGACCTCGAGTTGCGCGCGCTGGAGCTCCTGGCCCGGTTGAGGGCGCGGATTCGCCGGGAGCGCGGTTAG
- a CDS encoding phospholipase D-like domain-containing protein, whose product MSASARPQPVDTPGAVQPSDRPRAPAGPADLGLARAPQRTSTLSFGLEVTPYDVLAKAMDRSAGAPRIDDNEIRLNFDGPHTFESWIDAIESARRFVHFENYVVRDDRTGRAFRDILVAKAEQGVEVRVLYDWVGCWATPARYWKPFREKGVQVRAFNRPALRDPFGVLQRDHRKLVCVDGEVAFVGGFCIGDEWAGTEDRAPWRDTGAELRGPAALAAARAFGRLWDEIGDPVPAELLDEVVPEAAGQTPVWVIEGRPWRARVYRVTQLAAASVRRRLWITDPYFIAPRPVAEALAAAARDGVDVRILVPAHNNWPLVGSLARGGYRDLLKAGVRLFEWQGPMIHAKTAVADGVWSRIGSSNLNAASLLGNWEIDIGVLDRKLARQLEGLFLADLASSIEIVLPSGRHGRAARPPAREPEQRPIEPPERLLERLEHWRQSPDRGGWRISDLVRAGSTLGDAIAGRRLLEREARTVLGTTAGILIGLALLSAFFPRTVAWTFAAILGWLGVTAGARAWAEARRARSGPASEETAQTDIRPPPTSAARPQPRKSNP is encoded by the coding sequence GTGAGCGCTTCCGCCCGCCCCCAGCCGGTAGACACGCCGGGCGCCGTTCAGCCCTCGGACCGGCCGCGCGCCCCGGCCGGCCCCGCAGACCTCGGCCTCGCGCGCGCACCACAGCGGACATCCACTCTGTCCTTCGGCCTGGAAGTCACGCCCTACGACGTTCTGGCGAAGGCCATGGATCGCTCCGCGGGCGCCCCGCGCATCGACGACAACGAAATCCGGCTGAACTTCGATGGACCGCATACCTTCGAGAGCTGGATCGACGCCATCGAGAGCGCCCGCCGTTTCGTCCATTTCGAGAACTATGTCGTTCGCGACGACAGGACCGGCCGCGCCTTCCGCGATATCCTGGTGGCCAAGGCGGAGCAGGGCGTGGAGGTACGGGTCCTCTACGACTGGGTGGGATGCTGGGCGACGCCCGCCCGCTACTGGAAGCCGTTCCGCGAGAAGGGCGTCCAGGTGCGCGCCTTCAACCGGCCCGCCCTGCGCGATCCCTTCGGCGTGCTTCAGCGCGACCACCGCAAGCTGGTGTGCGTAGACGGCGAAGTGGCTTTCGTCGGGGGGTTCTGCATCGGCGACGAGTGGGCGGGCACCGAGGATCGCGCGCCCTGGCGCGACACCGGCGCCGAACTGCGGGGTCCGGCGGCGCTGGCGGCGGCGCGCGCGTTCGGACGGCTGTGGGACGAGATCGGCGACCCCGTGCCCGCGGAACTGCTGGACGAGGTCGTGCCGGAGGCGGCGGGCCAGACCCCGGTCTGGGTCATCGAGGGCAGACCCTGGAGGGCCCGGGTCTACCGGGTGACCCAGTTGGCCGCCGCCAGCGTGCGCCGGCGACTCTGGATCACCGATCCCTACTTCATCGCGCCTCGCCCGGTCGCCGAAGCGCTGGCCGCCGCCGCCCGGGACGGAGTGGATGTGCGCATCCTGGTGCCCGCCCACAACAACTGGCCTCTGGTAGGAAGCCTGGCGCGGGGGGGATACCGGGATCTCCTGAAGGCGGGCGTGCGGCTGTTCGAGTGGCAGGGGCCGATGATTCACGCCAAGACGGCGGTCGCCGACGGGGTCTGGAGCCGCATCGGATCGAGCAACCTCAACGCGGCCAGCCTGCTCGGCAACTGGGAGATCGACATCGGCGTGCTCGACCGCAAGCTGGCCCGGCAGCTGGAAGGCCTCTTCCTGGCCGACTTGGCCTCGTCGATCGAGATCGTCCTGCCCTCCGGACGGCACGGACGTGCGGCGCGACCTCCCGCCAGGGAGCCCGAGCAGCGCCCCATCGAGCCTCCGGAGCGCCTCCTTGAGCGGCTGGAGCACTGGCGCCAGTCCCCCGACCGCGGTGGCTGGCGCATCAGCGACCTGGTGCGCGCGGGCTCGACCCTGGGCGACGCCATCGCCGGCCGCCGCCTGCTGGAGCGGGAGGCGCGCACCGTGCTGGGCACCACGGCCGGCATACTCATCGGGCTCGCGCTGCTGTCCGCCTTCTTCCCCCGAACCGTGGCCTGGACCTTCGCGGCCATTCTGGGGTGGCTGGGGGTCACGGCCGGTGCCCGCGCCTGGGCGGAGGCCAGACGCGCCCGCTCGGGCCCGGCATCCGAGGAAACCGCGCAGACGGACATCCGGCCTCCACCGACATCCGCAGCTCGTCCCCAGCCCCGGAAAAGCAATCCGTGA